A genomic region of Cydia amplana chromosome 5, ilCydAmpl1.1, whole genome shotgun sequence contains the following coding sequences:
- the LOC134648182 gene encoding uncharacterized protein LOC134648182, translating into MTLPIINIPFFQKLLILLCCTYYTFASQHSHIIPVENYETELQDLGEYTETHETPVKVIKITKTIAVKIPVPYPVKVIEKVPYPVHVNKPYPVQVPHVIQLPKERTVELRPHHEQTGEAKPNDDYQAEQAPAYDAPSGHDHSFAPLTEHTHVGDGFNYGNNQHVSAVGNDYYQGALGNSYGAPNAGHHSYAGDEGLNYDESKRYQYKAVKPYHRK; encoded by the coding sequence TTACCTATCATAAACATTCCTTTCTTTCAGAAACTTTTAATTCTACTGTGTTGCACATACTACACCTTCGCCTCTCAGCACAGCCATATAATCCCAGTGGAAAACTACGAAACAGAACTACAGGACTTGGGAGAATACACGGAAACCCACGAAACGCCTGTCAAAGTAATAAAGATAACCAAAACGATCGCGGTAAAGATTCCAGTGCCATACCCGGTGAAGGTGATAGAGAAAGTGCCGTACCCAGTGCATGTCAATAAACCGTATCCCGTGCAAGTGCCGCATGTTATTCAGCTGCCTAAGGAGAGGACCGTAGAACTCAGGCCGCATCATGAGCAAACTGGCGAAGCGAAACCCAATGATGATTACCAAGCGGAACAAGCCCCGGCCTACGACGCGCCTTCGGGACACGACCACTCGTTCGCACCATTAACAGAACACACACACGTAGGGGACGGATTCAACTATGGAAACAATCAGCATGTGTCGGCGGTCGGAAATGACTATTACCAAGGCGCTTTAGGCAACTCTTACGGCGCTCCCAACGCGGGTCATCATTCATATGCAGGCGACGAAGGGCTTAATTATGACGAATCAAAACGGTACCAATATAAAGCAGTTAAACCCTATCAtagaaaatag